In one Musa acuminata AAA Group cultivar baxijiao chromosome BXJ2-5, Cavendish_Baxijiao_AAA, whole genome shotgun sequence genomic region, the following are encoded:
- the LOC135612354 gene encoding membrane steroid-binding protein 1-like: protein MAVAEMWATLKEAIETYTGLSVTTFFTVLAVAAAFYYAVAGFFQPPPPPRRKRDAEELEGVEPLPPPVQLGEITEEELRDYDGSDPKKPLLMAIKGQIYDVTQSRMFYGPGGPYALFAGKDASRALAKMSFEPKDLTSDISELGPFELDALQDWEYKFMSKYMKVGTVKKTVPVTEGSEAGASGTTEQTSQATEDAGIQADHGAQMEEDVITEDLDADSEHNPTSKEKGAGYSDDAGRRAEVKENGSSAEGEESRP, encoded by the exons ATGGCGGTGGCGGAGATGTGGGCGACGCTGAAGGAGGCGATCGAGACGTACACGGGTCTGTCGGTGACAACTTTCTTCACGGTGCTGGCGGTAGCGGCAGCCTTCTACTACGCGGTGGCGGGGTTCttccagccgccgccgccgccgcggcgtAAGCGGGACGCTGAGGAGCTCGAAGGTGTGGAGCCTCTCCCGCCGCCTGTGCAACTCGGGGAGATCACCGAGGAGGAGCTCCGCGACTACGACGGCTCCGACCCCAAGAAGCCGCTCCTCATGGCCATCAAGGGCCAGATCTACGACGTCACCCAGAGCAG GATGTTTTATGGACCAGGCGGGCCATATGCACTGTTTGCTGGTAAAGACGCAAGCAGAGCACTAGCAAAGATGTCCTTCGAACCAAAGGACTTGACTAGTGATATTTCTGAGCTCGGTCCCTTTGAGCTCGATGCATTGCAGGACTGGGAGTACAAGTTCATGAGCAAATACATGAAGGTGGGTACAGTTAAGAAGACTGTGCCGGTCACCGAGGGCTCCGAAGCCGGTGCCTCTGGCACAACAGAACAGACTTCTCAGGCCACTGAGGATGCAGGCATTCAAGCTGATCATGGTGCACAGATGGAGGAGGATGTTATTACAGAAGACCTCGACGCCGATTCAGAACATAACCCAACGTCAAAGGAGAAAGGTGCAGGTTATAGTGATGATGCAGGAAGGAGGGCTGAAGTAAAGGAGAACGGTTCATCAGCAGAAGGTGAGGAAAGCAGGCCATAA
- the LOC135612356 gene encoding (+)-neomenthol dehydrogenase-like — protein MEGAIHTTTSKMIALVTGANKGIGLEICRQLLSKGVMVILTARDEQRGLAAIANLQASGASDSDVLFHQLDVADSASVASLADFVRDQFGKLDVLVNNAAVSGLALSPEILSSFEQVRDRLTDYANSITETYDMVEECLYINYYGTKAVTEALIPLLQSSQSPRIVNLSSFYGRLRYIPGDRIKEEMRNVDVLSEDRLNELLQSFLNDFKERKLEENGWPTRICAYKVSKVAVSAYTRILAKKYPNICINCVHPGVVKTDINWNTGELPVEEGAQGPVFVALLPDGSPSGQFYDMKEVSSFE, from the exons ATGGAAGGGGCAATCCACACCACAACCTCCAAAAT GATTGCACTGGTGACGGGGGCCAACAAAGGAATTGGGCTTGAGATTTGCCGGCAGCTGTTGTCCAAAGGGGTCATGGTCATCTTAACAGCCAGAGACGAGCAGAGGGGACTTGCGGCTATCGCCAATCTTCAGGCTTCGGGTGCATCTGATTCTGATGTGCTTTTCCATCAGTTGGATGTGGCCGACTCTGCTAGTGTTGCTTCCTTGGCAGATTTCGTCCGTGACCAGTTTGGCAAGCTTGATGTGCTG GTGAACAATGCAGCGGTTAGTGGACTAGCATTGTCTCCTGAGATTTTGAGTTCTTTCGAGCAAGTG CGAGATCGTTTAACAGACTATGCGAATTCAATAACAGAGACTTACGACATGGTTGAAGAATGCCTCTACATAAACTATTATGGAACAAAGGCAGTGACTGAGGCACTCATTCCTCTACTTCAGTCATCACAATCACCAAGGATAGTGAATCTTTCCTCATTCTATGGCAGACTAAGG TATATCCCTGGTGATAGAATCAAAGAAGAGATGAGAAATGTTGATGTTCTATCAGAAGATAGATTAAATGAACTGTTGCAGTCCTTCCTAAATGATTTCAAGGAGAGGAAGCTGGAAGAAAATGGCTGGCCAACCCGCATATGTGCATACAAGGTTTCTAAAGTTGCAGTGAGTGCTTACACAAGAATCCTTGCTAAGAAGTACCCCAACATTTGTATCAACTGTGTGCATCCTGGAGTTGTCAAAACGGACATAAACTGGAACACTGGGGAACTGCCTGtggaagaaggtgctcaaggacCTGTGTTCGTAGCTTTGCTTCCTGATGGTAGTCCATCAGGGCAATTCTATGATATGAAAGAAGTGTCATCATTTGAGTAa
- the LOC135612355 gene encoding (+)-neomenthol dehydrogenase-like produces the protein MEGTTHKPTSQRIRSFRIALVTGANKGIGLETCRQLLSKGATVILTARDEQRGLAAVRNLQASVASDVLFHQLDVADSASVSSLAGFIHDQFGKLDVLVNNAAVHGVGLDPQILGSSVQVPNNLTDLRNAIIETYDMAEECLNINYYGTKRVTEALLPLLQSSQSPRIVNVSSLYGKLRYIPDSKIKEEMRNVDVLSEDRLDELLQSFLNDFKGGKLQENGWPTRTSAYMVSKVAVSAYTRILAKKYPKFCINCVDPGFVKTDINYNLGELPVEVGAQGPVFLAMLPDGSPSGHFYDLEEMSSFE, from the exons ATGGAAGGGACGACCCACAAACCAACCTCCCAAAGGATCCGATCTTTCAG GATCGCACTGGTGACAGGGGCCAACAAAGGAATTGGGCTTGAGACATGCCGGCAGCTGTTGTCCAAAGGCGCGACGGTCATCTTAACAGCCAGAGACGAGCAGAGGGGACTTGCGGCTGTCAGAAACCTTCAGGCTTCGGTTGCATCTGATGTGCTGTTCCATCAGTTGGATGTGGCTGACTCCGCTAGTGTTTCTTCCTTGGCAGGTTTCATCCATGACCAGTTTGGGAAGCTTGATGTACTG GTGAACAATGCAGCAGTTCATGGAGTAGGATTAGATCCTCAGATTTTGGGTTCCTCTGTGCAAGTG CCAAACAATTTAACAGACTTGAGAAATGCAATAATAGAGACTTACGACATGGCTGAAGAATGCCTCAACATAAACTATTACGGAACGAAGAGAGTGACTGAGGCGCTCCTTCCTCTACTTCAGTCATCGCAATCACCAAGGATAGTGAATGTTTCCTCACTCTACGGAAAACTAAGG TATATCCCTGACAGTAAAATTAAAGAAGAGATGAGGAACGTTGATGTTCTATCAGAAGATAGATTAGATGAACTGTTGCAGTCCTTTTTAAATGATTTTAAGGGAGGGAAGCTGCAAGAAAACGGCTGGCCGACCAGAACATCTGCATACATGGTTTCTAAAGTTGCCGTGAGTGCTTACACAAGGATCCTTGCTAAGAAGTACCCCAAGTTTTGTATCAACTGTGTGGACCCTGGATTTGTCAAAACAGACATAAACTATAACCTTGGAGAACTGCCTGTTGAAGTAGGTGCTCAAGGACCTGTGTTTCTGGCTATGCTTCCTGATGGCAGCCCATCAGGACACTTCTATGATCTGGAAGAAATGTCATCATTTGAGTAA
- the LOC103984761 gene encoding short-chain dehydrogenase/reductase 2b, whose protein sequence is MRGGISSPRQNWIAVVTGANKGIGLEMCRQLAFNGVKVILTARDETKGMEALEKMRDSELSDIIFHQLDVTDASSIASLADFIRTQFGKLDILVNNAAVGALTVDMDALKASKPTDDENTQDTGDIPDWLKPHVVQSFELAETCLQTNYYGAKAIIKAFIPLLQSSLSGRIINVSSTLGQLRVISNERLQEELSDVDCLTEERLDQLSTLFLKDFKDDLLGSNGWPTMASAYKVSKVLINAYTRILAKTHPALCINCVNPGFVKTDLNWNSGILTVEEGAKGPVLLALGYHESATGLFFDQTEASSF, encoded by the exons ATGAGAGGAGGCATCAGCAGCCCAAGACAGAATTG GATTGCGGTGGTTACTGGAGCCAACAAGGGCATTGGATTGGAGATGTGCAGACAGTTGGCATTCAATGGAGTCAAGGTCATACTGACTGCCAGAGATGAGACAAAGGGAATGGAAGCTCTGGAAAAGATGAGAGACTCTGAGCTCTCTGATATCATCTTTCACCAGCTGGATGTGACTGATGCATCTAGCATTGCTTCCTTGGCTGACTTCATAAGGACTCAGTTTGGAAAGCTTGACATTCTG GTGAATAATGCAGCGGTTGGAGCATTAACTGTGGACATGGATGCTCTAAAAGCATCAAAACCCACAGATGATGAG AACACCCAAGATACAGGTGATATACCAGATTGGCTGAAGCCACATGTGGTTCAATCCTTTGAGTTGGCAGAAACTTGTTTACAGACTAACTACTATGGTGCTAAAGCTATCATTAAAGCCTTCATCCCCCTTCTCCAATCATCTCTTTCAGGAAGGATCATCAACGTGTCATCCACCCTTGGGCAACTCAGG GTAATTTCAAATGAAAGGCTCCAAGAGGAACTATCAGATGTTGATTGCCTGACAGAAGAGAGACTTGATCAACTGTCAACTTTGTTTCTGAAGGATTTCAAGGATGATTTGCTGGGTTCCAATGGTTGGCCAACCATGGCATCTGCATATAAAGTCTCTAAAGTACTTATCAATGCTTACACTAGGATTCTTGCAAAGACTCACCCTGCTTTGTGCATTAACTGTGTGAATCCTGGCTTTGTCAAGACTGACTTGAACTGGAACAGCGGGATCTTGACAGTGGAAGAAGGAGCTAAAGGACCAGTGCTATTGGCCTTGGGGTATCATGAAAGTGCCACTGGCTTGTTCTTTGACCAAACTGAAGCTTCATCCTTCTGA